ATTGCCGTGGCCTGGGTACATCCTAAAAATATTACGCTGAGTGATACAAGATAGGAACAGAAGAGTACATTGAATGATCCTAAGTATGTGAAGCCGAAGATCAGGTAAAACTAATCTTTGGTGAtagaaataggaataaaaaaaacaaaaaacaaaaaaagaaataggaataaaGATTTCCTCTGGGGCAGGAGGAGTATGTAACAGGGACATGAGGGAACTTTCagaggtgatgaaaatgtgttATGTTTCGCTTGGGGCTCGAGTCACGTGGGTATACCGTTGCCAAAGctcactgaactgtgcacttgtGATCTGTGCAATCACTCTCCCCTGATTGtacctcaattaaaaaagtaaaaaattattaaaagatgcAACATTTGAACTTAATATATTGTTTCTATAGAACGTGTAACTTTAGAGGTATTTGTAATCAGATTTATACAACTAACGTTGGGAGCTCTGCGGAATAAGAAGTAAATCTGACAAAGATCCTGTTCTCTGAGGACTAGAGAAGAGTCTAGTGTTCTAGACGTTTTGCCACGAAGGACCGGAGAGCTTCCAGGAGGGAGAACCAGTGCGAGAGCACTTGGGTGGGGGTGCAGCGGGAGTGAGAAGGGACCCCTATGAGGTTCCGCAGGAGGGCTTGGGACAGGAAATCATAGCAAGACGACCTGCCTCAAACCTTAAGCATGCTTCAACGTCGATTTATCCAGTTATAAAACTTAACTTTGCTCGCACAGACTGAAAATGGCGAAGGAAAAACTCACGGATGGTGACTCAATTCTGGGAAATGGGTGTTTAGCACAGGCTTGGTTTAAAAATTCGTCATTTATTCGTTCGTTAAGTCTTGGATTCAATAAACATTAAGGTAGGGACATATTCTAGGCCCTACCAAAATCAAAGAAGACTGCTCTCCGAGGCTAGTCTGctctttaattctttcaattttatgGAGACAGGATGCAGGAGGGTGACCACAGAAACTTGCCATGGAATGTTCTTCCAGTCCCTCCCAAGTGCAGCGACCAAACGAATTTAGACCGTCCTGCGCTGCTTTCAGCCTGTGCTGAAGGTGGGGTTCTCCTAAAGCGGACCCCGGAGTTGGTAGAGTTTGGGGTGGAGCGAAGGCCCTGGGGAAGGCAGTCCCTGAGGCGCGACACTCAGTGTTTGTTTCACAGGTGCCGCTGCAGTCCTCACGAGGGAGGATATTATCTTAACCGTAAGGTTTATCTTACAACTTTAGGGTTTGAAGGTCAGGGGCCCCGAGGCCGAGAGAAGTGAAGAAAACCTCCCCAACCCATAGGGACAGAGTTGGTTCTCAAAGCCACATTTGTCTGACTGAGGCAGACGCCGAATCAAGGCACCAGACTGTTTCCCGACATCGCCAGAGTTTCCTGAGGCAGGCGGACTTCGCTTTCATCCCCTCCCGATGCGTCCTGCAGGGCCCTCTGGAGAACCATCCTGAGGGTCTTCCGCTGCCGGGGCCACCGCTGCCTGAAGGAGCCAACAAAGAAGTAGATGATGGGGTTGGCACAGCTGTTGACACAGGACAGGGTGAGCGCAGCCAGATAAAGATGCCAGAGGGACTCATCAAAACCCTGCTGAATCCAGAATACGAGGAACCAGTGAATGCCGTAGGGCAGGCCGCAGAAGAGGAAGGCCAGCACTGTGAGCCCCACAGTCACATACAGCCTGGTCAGCTGCATCCGCTGGGAGCCCCACAGCAGTCTGGTCAGCAGGGCCAGGCTGGACCCAGAGAGAAGCACAAATAAGAAAATCAGCCAGGCGGCCGCGACGAAATCAAACGCCAGACACAACCCAGGGTCAAAATCCCTAAACAGGAAGCCACAGTACTTCCCTTCCAGGATGCTCAGCAGCAGGGAGAGGGCCCAGAGCAGGCCACACGTCACAGTTGACGTGTGTCTCGGGCGGTGGCAGCGGTACCAGATGGGACAAAGGACCGACAGGCAGCGCTCGGTGCTGATGGCGCTGAGAATGCTCACGCTCGCGATGTAGGCGAAGGTCCACATGGTGGTGAAAAATCTGGGGATGGAAAAGTACACCGAATGGAAGTTGATGAGCGCCTCCAGGGCATATACAacctgggaggagaggaagaggaagtcagCTCCTGCCAGGTTGAGGATGTAGACGGAGAAAGCGTTCCTCTGCATGCGGCAGCCCAGCAGCCAGAGCACGGTCACGTTTCCCACCAGCCCGCCCAGGGCAAAGATGAAGGTCAGCAAAGTCACGATCAGGATTTCCACGTTGTTACTTGGAAGAAGGTCCTCGTCACTTCCATTCACTGGTGTGAGTGTGCCCTCCCAGGCCGGGGTGGTGGGATCGATGCTCAGAAACCCTCCACTGGTATTCCTGGGAACACAAACAAGacttgagcacctgctgtgtgccccgATTCTCAGGGCCAGCCTGCTACATGAGGATTACTGTCTCCATGTTACCGAGGAGGGAAACGGAGGCTTGCAGAAATTAGGATACTTGCTGAAGGCCACGTTGCTCTGAAGTTCTGGAACCTGGATTCAGACCAGCTCTCTCTAACTCTAAAACTGGGCTCTCTCTACCGCAACATGGACCCTCTACTGACATTGGAATATTCTAGGGCTCGTGCCAGGTCTGGCGGGGGGAGGCAGGAATTGAAAAGTCTGGACGGGTTATGTGTGATGACAACAGGACTCTGAGCTTGGCATTCTTTCTGCCTGGGACTGAGATTTTCTCTTAAGACAAGGAAGTCAGAAGACTCAGGCATAACCTGTGGACAATCTCAGTGACTTAGCGTGGTCCATCCACCAGAAAGGAGATCGTGATTTAGGGTCATGAAAGGAATGTGACCTTTTTCTGTGACAGGTATGAGTATGGCCAAGCCTCTTGGCCAGAAATGGCCCAGTGTGTGAGCTCTATGAGGACAGGaagtccttttctttctgtccatTAGTGTGTCCCCGGTGCCCAGTTCTGTTGTGGGGGACACAGTGTAGGTCACTCTTACAATGGATTTCTTTCTAGGGCAGCCAAAATCATAAACTTAAAGTACTTCTAAATACCTGTGTactcctactttaaaaaacaaaacaaaacaaaaaaccccacaaaattgAAATCAGTTCTCAAGGCATCTATGATGATAATGAGAGATTATTCCGGAGAAGTGACACCAGATACGGAGATGCAAACAGTGAAACAAACATACTGAGGAGATACAATGAGAAACTGACCGACTCGCAGAGAGACACGAAGTCCCAGGAAACATCAACTGGGAGGAGGCCATAAGAAGACATGGCCATCCCCATTTGCCATCACATCTCATTTCCATCTTCTCTACCCGCCTCTCTGTCCTTATCGTCCTCATCAAcgggctccctctgtctctggctcctGGTTGCTTTCAgcgaaagggagacacagacaggaGCTGGAGGGCGCGAGGAGGGCGGCTGGGGGTTTGTGactttctggctctctctgtccaccAGGCTGCAGTTTGGCAGTGGAGGTGTTACTCTGCCTGAGGACTTGGAGCCCGTCTGGTGGCCCTTTCCTACAGGCACAGCTACAACTACCCTTACCGCCACAGCCCTCCTGGGTTCTGGTaacttcttcccctttctcttcaggCCTTATCTCTGGGGGCTTCAGTCAGCATCCTTTATAGATTTTCCTTAGCTCTGCCCATACCTGTGTAACCAGACCTTTCATTAAACGCTCCAAATATCCTATTAGCTTGTGCCCTACATTTTCTGCTGGGGTAATGCCAGATACAGgagccacaaaacaaaacaaaacaaaaaccccacctTTGAATAGCAAGCAAATCTGTGAAAGCGGAGGTTGTTAAAACAATTTAGCTTTGGAGTCTCATGCCAGCCTGCCATCTTGCTCCCTAAATTAAAAGTAGCAAAACAGACCTCTCCATAGTTGCAGATTTGAatgtttggagagaaagagagagtatagGGAGAGAGGATAGAAGCAAAAAGAACTTGGTGGATCCTGTTTGGCTCTCCCACAGTCCAAGCTGCCAGCCCCCAAAGCATCACGAGGGAGCTTCATGTCCCCTGATTTGCCGTGGGGTGCCCCTGGTGTCCTGCATGCCCTACCTTGAGATGAATTCACGAGCATGTAGactaagaggaagaaaacaaaactgctttTGCAAGAAGATAGTTCTTGAGCAGGCTCTTACCTGAGCACCATTCTTCTTGCTggaagcagagaatagaaaaggaagagctTTCCTGAGATTGGCAGGTAGTGGAGaatgtttctctcccctctggaTGGCAAGATGTCTGCCGTAGCAGGAGTGAACTTCGGTGACTGCCTGAGGCTTATCAGGATGCTGGATGACAGCCCCTGTGATTTCCTGCCGAAAGGGCACTGGCAAATGAGATCCTGGAGATGTGTCAAACAAGAAACTTCACGAGATGTTTTTCATTTGCCATGACTCCAATCACTTATCTCAGCCTGTCCCCATCCTACCCCATCCGGTCCCCCGCCTTGTGAGGAATAGCTAGCTGCCCTGGAGCCTTTTGCTGCCCTTTGTGAGCCCGGGCAGTAAACCATCCACCAAGCAGTGTGAGCCTCCATAGCTAAAGAATTGTTtgcttggcattcaaggccctgcGTGGCCTGGCTCgcttgatctttttattttatttatttatttttttatttattttttatatgaagtttattgacaaattggtttccatacaacacccagtgctcatcccaaaaggtgccctcctcaatacccatcacccacccgcccctccctcccaccccccatcaaccctcagtttgttctcagtttttaacagtctcttatgctttggctctctcccactctaacgtcctttttttttttttttttttccttcccctcccccatgggttcctgttaagtttctcaggatccacataagagtgaaaccatatggtatctgtctttctctgtatggcttatttcacttagcatcacactctccagttccatccacgttgctacaaaaggccatatttcattttttctcattgccacgtagtattccattgtgtatataaaccacaatttctttatccattcatcagttgatggacatttaggctctttccataatttggctattgttgagagtgctgctatgaacattggggtacaagtgcccctatgcatcagtactcctgtatcccttgggtagattcctagcagtgctattgctgggtcatagggtaggtctatttttaattttctgaggaacctccacactgctttccagagcggctgcaccaatttgcattcccaccaacagtgcaagagggttcccgtttctccacatcctctccagcatctatagtctcctgatttgttcattttggccactctgactggtgtgaggtgatacctgagtgtggttttgatttgtatttccctgataaggagcgacgctgaacatcttttcatgtgcctgttggccatctggatgtcttctttagagaagtgtctattcatgttttctgcccatttcttcactgggttatttgtttttcgtgtgtggagtttggtgagctctttatagattttagatactagccctttgtccgatatgtcatttgcaaatatcttttcccattccgttggttgccttttagttttgttggttgtttcctttgctgtgcagaagctttttatcttcataaggtcccagtaattcacttttgcttttaattcccttgcctttggggatgtgtcgagtaagagattgctacggctgaggtcagagaggtcttttcctgctttctcctctaaggttctgatggtttcctgtctcacatttaggtcctttatccattttgagtttatttttgtaaatggtgtgagaaagtggtctagtttcaaccttctgcatgttgctgtccagttctcccagcaccatttgttaaagaggctgtcttttttccattggatgttctttcctgctttgtcaaagatgagttggccatatgtttgtgggtctagttctggggtttctattctattccattggtctgtgtgtctgtttttgtgccaataccatgctgtcttgatgatgacagctttgtagtagaggctgaagtctgggattgtgatgcctcctgctttggtcttcttcttcaaaattcctttggctattcggggccttttgtggttccatatgaattttaggattgcttgttctagtttcgagaagaatgctggtgcaattttgattgggattgcattgaatgtgtagatagctttgggtagtattgacattttgacaatatttatttttccaatccatgagcagggaatgtctttccatttctttaagtcttcttcaattaccttcataagctttctatagttttcagcatacagatcctttacatctttggttagatttattcctaggtattttatgcttcttggtgcaattgtgaatgggatcagtttatttatttgtctttctgttgcttcattgttagtgtataagaatgcaactgatttctgtacattgattttgtatcctgcaactttgctgaattcatgtatcagttctagcagacttttggtggagtctatcggattttccatgtataatatcatgtcatctgcaaaaagcgaaagcttgacttcatctttgccaattttgatgcctttgatttccttttgttgtctgattgctgatgctagaacttccagcactatgttaaacaacaacggtgagagtgggcatccctgtcgcgttcctgatctcagggaaaaagctctcagtttttccccgttgaggatgatgttagctgtgggcttttcatatcgcttgatctttttaaagtctgttcAGTTATAATCTTTAcagccgatgtggggctggaaagcacaaccccaagatcaagtcgcatgttctaccaactgagccagccaagctctccttgatctttttaaaatttaattacagaAGCAAGGTATgcacaattaattttatttcaaatgacaCTGGGGTGTATAAAGTGAAAGTGAAGTCTTTCCCAATTGTGTTCCTCAGTAACAACCAGTATGTCTAATTtccattcttattcttattcttctcctcctcctcctcctcctttttttagaaagagagagtgtgccagcaggagaggggcagagagagagggagagagaggatctcaagcagactctgccctcagcatggagcccaaggtggggctcgatctcacaaccctgagatcatgacctgatgaccggagctgaaatcaagagtcggacgcttaaccaactgagccacctaggcgcccctcttgtttccatccttaattcttttaaaaatttttttttcaatgtttatttatttttgggacagagagagagacagagcatgaacgggggagggccagagagagagggagacacagaatgggaaacaggctccaggctctgagccatcagcccagagcctgactcggggctcgaactcacggaccgcgagatcgtgacctggctgaagtcggacgcttaaccgactgcgccacccaggcgcccccatccttaATTCTTTTAGATGTTAAAGTTATAGCTTTGTATAATGAAACTACATTTCTGCTTTCGATTTGTCAATGCCAACAACAGGTATATTGAATTCCCTTTATGAAAGATAAGGAATTTAGCACACTGCACGTATTATCACCAACCTCCCTCTACCGTATGATACTTGTTAGCTAGATTATTTTCAGATCATCTAGAGCCTTAGCTCTTATGGCTTCCTTTCATGTGCCCGTGCCGCAGCCAAATTGGGTTTAAAAACTTAACCATGAAGTATTTAAAGCGAtcagaaaaatttatttactcatttgttcatttactcaaAACCATAggtttgttgtgaagattaatggATTAGTTATGTAACAGTTTAGAATAGGgcctcataggggcgcctgggtggctcagtcggttgaacttccgacttcagctcaggtcatgatctttcagcttgtgagtttgagccccacattgggctctgtgctgagagctcagatgTCAGCCTgttggggcctgctttggattctgtgtccctctctctctctctctgcccctcctggctcatgctctgtctctctccgtctctcaagaataaataaaacattaggggtgtctgggtggctcagtcaattgagcgtccgacttcagctcaggtcataatctcacagtttgtgggtttgagacctgcatcgggccttgtgctgacagctcagagcctggagcctgcttaggattctgtgtctccctctctctctgcccatcccctgctttctctctgtctctcaaaaataaacataaaaaaagaataaataaaacattaaaaaattagaatagagaCTCATAGTAAGTACTATATATTCACTAATTCTTATGATGATTTTTATTACTATGTCGTCTGGAAGTCTAATTCAATACatgttaaagtttcttttttctatttttccacatcacttacattgttttttattttccacctCTTCGTGTGCTAGGCAGCTTTCTGGATAATTTCTACAGATGCGTCTTCTAGGTTACTAGTCTCCTTTCCACTGTGTCGTTTAATCCattcactgaattttattttatttatttattttttaattttttttcaacgtttatttatttttgggacagagagagacagaacatgaacgggggaggggcagagagagagggagacacagaatcggaaataggctccaggctctgagccaccagcccagagcctgacgcggggctcgagctcacggaccgcgagatcgtgatctggctgaagccgactgtgccacccaggcgccccattcactgaattttaaattcGCTTTTTACGGTATTAATTTCTAGAAGCTCTGCTTGAgattttgctttcaaatttgCTTGGtcatttcttcatctcttgatgcTGGCTCCCATtgtcaattttctcttttatatctcTAACCTCATCAGCCCCGGCAATATTATGCTTCTCTGATAATTCCCGCGCTGAAGTCTATGTATGTCTGATTTTACCGCCTATTATTCCTTCTATCACTTTCATATGGTGCCTTGTTTCTTCCTGTATTTCTGATTTTTGACTATGAGCTGTTCACTTTCCTTGGGACTTATCTGTAGGAGTTCTTTGAGGCCTGAATTATACTGAATTATAGCTAAGTTCCTCCAGAGAGGTCTTGTGTTTTCTTTCGCTAGTTGACTGGGGGACCTTCCCGGCATGGCTTTCAACTTTTGGGATGTCCCCAGAAACCTCCCCTGTCATTTGATGTTTTAGGACCACAACGTGATACTGACTTGTGGCTACAAATTCTCAAGCGAGAGAATTTTTCTTCACTCAGAGCCAAGCTTGATCAAGCAGTTTCTCCATAGTTTTACTTCTCACTAAGAGAAACATACTGAAGGTTTAGTCTTTGGGGGTCCCAACTTTCCATGGAGCACCTCGCCTAGATTTCTGACCTTTGGGTTGCCCTAAAACTCTATCTTCTAGAAGCCTATATGATAGGAAATGTGCATCTCCTGAGAGCACAGGGGATCCATTTAAGGAAATTAAGCAAGGAAGTAACTTTATCAGCTGTGTGCTTCAGAAAAGTCCCGCAGGCTGCGGAGAGGAGAATGTatagaatacaaatgaaaatataaatctccAGTCATACCGCTACAAGAAAAACAACTGCATGAATGTTTTGGTATATGCGCACAAAACATCCAACTATTTATGCTGTTTGGTAATATATAGCATACTTCCGATTTGATACTTATTCACTGTGGACCCTGTTTGGTGTCagtgcctcatctgtaaaatgagatgcTTTCCAGCTGTGATGAATCTAAAACTAGGAAATCCCTGggcctgtgtctctccctcatgtgccctccccccacccccttggatCTGGTCCGTACCAAAGAGAGTGGAGACCTCAGATAGGGCTCTCTCCAAGGCCAGATTTGATCCCAAGGTGATTCTCATCTATCAGGTCCTTAATAGTTCCCAGAGACTCCACTTTTCATCACGGTCATAAACTCATCAGTCTAGGCCCCCTCCATGGTCCCAAGTCTTGTGTTATGAATTCTTTTCATTCGAGTTGACAATGCAGGGCAATGTCATTTAGAAAGTCCCTATAAAGAACAGTTTTGTTatatagtggggggggggagggacgaCGACAGTGAGAGATTGTGTGAGTATGTGGGTGTAGCTGATTTTACTATGTGAACTTGCACAGTTATATTTTGGGAGGGTGTGGCCCATCCCTGTATCTGAGCCTCTTCTCATTCTGCTCCATGGGGGACCGCCAGCAGCTGAAAGCCAGGCAGATGCCATGAAaccaaggtgggggaggggagggggcatccTGATATCATCTGAACTCTGAATCCCGTCATGCCTGGAGCCAGGTTCCCTCACCGAACCTCAGTTGTTTGAAGCAAATGATGTCTATTTTTgctaaaactaatttattttggGTCTCTCTTTTGCTCACACAGCCACCAATAGGTCCCTATTAAAACATTGATCACATAGCACTTTAAGCCTCTGAGGACATATTTCTTTCCTATTGCACTGTGAGTGCTTTGAGAATAATGAGCATGCCTTTGAGTCTCAGTGCCTGGGACACTGCCTGATCCCAGGGCTCAGCAAATGTTTTTAAGCGTATGCATTTATGTCTGCAAGCGTGAGTGAAGTAGTGATTGAGCGGATCACTTGAAAAGGTGAGGATTGGGAAGTCGGTCTAGGCAGGGAATTTTAGAGCCTGTGAGAAACACCTGCCAATAGAAGAGCAAACCAAAATGGAGGCAAAGAACGGTTGACAAGATagtctactttaaaattttcacattcaGGAAGCACAGTCCATGCGGGAAATGGAACGCTTCTGTAGTTTGACTTAGATGTGTTTCTCAATTACTGTGCAATTTGGGAAGCAGCGTTTTGAGGGAAAGGGGGAGCAGGCCACTGTGACATAGAGAATCACTGGGGAGTCCAGGAACATGGAAGCAGAATGAGCTGGGGTTGGGAGCGAGGACAGAAAAGTCACTGAGCTACAGGATCCTTTCTACAAAAACCCCACTGGAGAGTGCGCCACACCAATCTCTTGTCTCTTTTTGACCTGGGCTGGAAGACTGTGGCTGCATAATCAGAACGATGGTTGACGCATAGTGGCCccgccatgggggggggggggctggaggaaATGGATCAAGATTGGCCTGAACTGGCTGGATGGAGGAAAGAACAGTCACAGGGcttcagagagggaaagagaagtcaATGTGGGGAGAGCCGAGCAAGGCATGAAGCAGGAGACTCCTTTGTGAGAGTGCTGTGCCCTTCTCATCCAATTATGGTTGTTTACAGTCCTTGCAGAGGAAATCACACAGCTTCTCAGGCTCCTGATAACACCAAATAAGGCAGCAACTTCTACAGGGCTCTCTCTAGCCAGAGGACCAGAAGTCCATTTCAGAGTCAGGGGTTCCAGGAAGGACCTCTTGCTTCAGGCAgctctgagcttttttttttttttaatgttcatttatttatgggGGGCAGAGCACACATAAATAGGGGAAGGGCCGGGGggagggaaagacaaagacagagagagatagagagggagggaaagacagagagagagagagagagagagagagaatcccaagaaggcttggGAGGTCAGAGCCTAATGtatggctcaatcccatgaacccgtgagatcaccacctaaGCCAGGACGCTTAGCTAACTGAACCTCCCAGGCAACCCTGATTTGACTTCCTACTGGACTAGAGGAGGAGGAAAGTAAAGGCTTattgaattcttttctttccattcctttgccTTATTAGGTCAAACTGCTCTTGCTCAGCCAAGGGTTAGTTCCTCAGAAAGTCAGAGGATCACGGAGAAGGGAGTTCTGGGGCTTCTAGAAGCTCTGTGGTCAGAGAAGCCTGCAGCCAGGTCCCTCTGACTGAGCAGAGGCAGCTTCTTTCTCCATCTGGTCCTTTGTTCCTTCAGATCTGCCATCAGGGAACAAAATATGGGCCCGGGGAGCTTCTAGGAATGAAAAAGTTGGGACAACCAATGCTCTGGTTTTCCTAGttgatatttctttttccccTAAGGATCACTTAAAttaatccaacaaatatttactgaatgtctactttgtaccaggcactgttgtaggcaCTGGGGTTACGTAAGGATTAAATATCACAAAAATCAGATGGAGGGCTACAAATGTGACATTCCACATGACGCCACTAGGTGGCAGTCGATGATTATTATGGGGATCATGTAACCCTTGGCTGGCCTGCAGGGGGCGGAGTAAGTGAAGTCTGGGAAGAGCTCCTATTAAAGTGGGGTAGTGATGGGGAGCCATGTTCTTTCTGGATGGTTATTCATGGGTGGCAGTGTAGGGCAGTGTCTATGAAAGCCAACTCTGGAATGGTCATTCCTGGTCTCAAATCCTGGTTCtaacaattattattaattaactGAACCTTACTAACAGTTAAGTCGTTCAATCTCGCTAACCCTCAGGGAAATGGTGATGTCCCCCTATAGCGTTGGCCTGAGGTGCTCAGGGAGTGCTTAGCACGTGGGCAAAGCCCTATAAAGACGTAAAGGATCATTATGGCTACTATAGCTCTCTTAACTCTCACAGGAACATTTCTTGGGTAGCAAAAGGGGCCAGACTCGCTGCTCTTTAGCTTCCAACAGAGAGCAGCTCCTCCCCAAGCCTTTCTGGCTTCAAGGAGCCCCGGTGACCTCCATGTCACCCTCTTCTCCCTTGGTTCCTTAAGGCTTGGCTGCCACCTGGTGGGGCCTGCCTGTCTGGTTTTCTCCAGCTCCCTCTGCCAGTGTTCggccagggcagggtggggagaggcagcgGGATTTAGCCAGGGAGGAGCCGGGAGAGGTAGTGGGGCCTGGCCGCCAGCCAGCGGGGAGGGTGTGTGTGAACGCTGTGGTGGTGGTCTGGGCAccgaggaggaggacagaggtcTGGCCCCAGACCCGGGTTCGGTTTAAACCTGCAGCTCCCCGAGGGCTGGTTTGGCCCCAGACCTTGTTATGGTTGCTAGATGGAGACCCGTTGGGGCCTGGGAGCTGGCAGGTCTCCTTATGAAACCAGCCCCTTGCATGAGGCTGGACTTTAGAAAACCAGCGCTGAGGAGCTGGGCACGTGCCCAGTTTACAGATAATTGCACAGTTGAGGCCTTCGC
This genomic stretch from Lynx canadensis isolate LIC74 chromosome D1, mLynCan4.pri.v2, whole genome shotgun sequence harbors:
- the MRGPRX2 gene encoding mas-related G-protein coupled receptor member X2; its protein translation is MRRAAFPLALPSLEDKKLVKSAVSCCPAGSNYSNGGVHAPPPPWRGHYASTIVLIMQPQSSSPGQKETRDCRCSSLVCVPRNTSGGFLSIDPTTPAWEGTLTPVNGSDEDLLPSNNVEILIVTLLTFIFALGGLVGNVTVLWLLGCRMQRNAFSVYILNLAGADFLFLSSQVVYALEALINFHSVYFSIPRFFTTMWTFAYIASVSILSAISTERCLSVLCPIWYRCHRPRHTSTVTCGLLWALSLLLSILEGKYCGFLFRDFDPGLCLAFDFVAAAWLIFLFVLLSGSSLALLTRLLWGSQRMQLTRLYVTVGLTVLAFLFCGLPYGIHWFLVFWIQQGFDESLWHLYLAALTLSCVNSCANPIIYFFVGSFRQRWPRQRKTLRMVLQRALQDASGGDESEVRLPQETLAMSGNSLVP